In Cardinium endosymbiont of Dermatophagoides farinae, the sequence TTGTACAGCCTGGGCAGCGGTTCTATTTTTAGTCTGTAGCCTATTCAAGCAGCATGTATCACATGCTTGCTTCCAATCACCAATATGCTTTAATAGACGTCTCCCACATTCGCCAGAATGATGAGAATGGTCTAGCATAAGAAAGAACCTAAAACCTTTATAGCACAATTCATACCTTTTATCATGATTCTTGATCGTATCTATAATATCGTTTATATTTTTTATCAATATTTTCTTGTCAGAATCGCTACAATTGTTATAAATATATTTATCCCAATGTTTACAATCTTCGTTGCTATCTTTAACAAACTTAGGCAAAGCATTTCTCCAATTAATAAGTTTTAATCTGAAATACTGATTGAAGTTAGAAGTGTATAATTCTTTAACGAACTTACTCTCTTCCTCCAAACAATGATATACTCGAAGCTCATGATTAGACATACTTTTTTTCAGCTCCTCTAGTTTCTTTTTGATAGCTTCTATTACATTCTTGTTCATAACCCCGAATGAAGCGTTGGCCGAAGCATTTTTTCATTTTTTTTATATACCTTAAAAAGGTCCATCACTTTTTCCATGTTTATGCTTACTTGGTATGTATTACACCCAAGTAAATGGATGCAGAGGCTATTCCATAGGGTTATTTTCCATGTTTGTTTTATATATTTTAGCATTGTTGTATGGATTTTAGTTTTGTTTATTGAACTAAAAGCATGCTAAGAATCGGATTTCTGCCAGTCTGCTAGGCCTTGTGCGTCAAGCTAAGGTAAGCTTAAACTAAAGATATATTTTGGATCAATTTTGATTGTGTTCATTAAGGTAAAAAAGGCTCAAAGTATGCGTTCCATTAATTCCGCGAACTGAATTAAGAATAAGAAACTTATATGCTATAAATTTATTTAGTAAAATTATCAATAATATGCAAATATTTTTTTTACAAAAAAATCAAATAAGCTATCCCGTATTACGGGCTTTATCAAAAGAAAGAGGAAACTGACAGCTTCTTCTTTTGTTAAAACATTGATCTTAAGCAATATGTAAGGTATGGAATATAAAAAAGAAGATAAAGAACAAAAAAGAGGGGCGCAACAAGGAGGTGTTACTGAAAGTGTTCAAATCCCCGTTGGCAGTGCTGATGTCAAAGAGATGATTGCGCAAAATTTATATGCAGATAAAACGGCCTATATCACGAAGCTCTTTAGGACGAATGGGATATATTATTTCTTTATACGGCCACGAAGATTTGGCAAATCTCTACTCTTAGATACTATAGATCAAATCGCAAAAGGCAATAAAGCATTATTTAAAAGATGTGCCATTTATGCAGATCAAACCTATAAGTGGAAAAGATATCCAGTTATTTGGTTGAATTTTTCGGAATTAGCTAAAGATAACCTGGTAGAATTAAAAAAGAGCCTTAACAGAAAATTATATAAGATTGCTAAGTATTATAAAATTCAAGATCAGCTCAATATAGTAATAGATGAAGCTTGTGAAGATTACTTAGCAGAAATATTGGATTGTTTGATGCACATTGACAATTATGAACCTACTCCTATTATCTTAATTGATGAATATGATAGTCCATTAATTTTTTGCGCAAAGGACCAATATGAAGAGGTGCTTGCTGTGCTTAGTTCATTTTTCAAAGTTTTAAAAAGTCGCCAGAAGGACTGTAAATTTATTTTTGTAACGGGTGTAACTAAATTTCATTTATCTGGCCTTACCTCAGGGGCTAACTCGGCCAATGATATATCATTCCATGAGGATTATGCAGAGATGTTGGGTTATACAGAAAATGAGATTGATAACCTATTTCTTAGCAAGGATACAATTGTCCATCCATTATTTGAAAAACTGAATAGAAAAAATACCCAGGAGGAAAAGTACACACTGAGTCAAATAAAACAAGCGTTAAAGGATTATTATAATGGTTATTGTTTTACAGCTGATAAAATGGTAAGCGTTTACAATCCAGACTCTATACTAAGATTTTTTTATGCAAAAGATTTTGATAATTTTTGGTTTAACTCGGGCAGCCCTACCATTTTATTGCAACAAATGAAGCAAAATATACATCGGTTTAATATGGATTGGGATAAATGTAGTTTCCCAATCGATAAAGTTAGATTTAAACTCGTACATGCTTCTCTCCATGAAATGCCCTTGTTTCCCTTGATGTACCAAACGGGATACCTTACAATGGATCTTGATCCATCTCATCTACAAGACAAAAATAACCTGGCTTACTATTTAAAGTTTCCCAGCCAGGAAGTTAAATCTTCTTTAAAGGTTATATTAGCTGATTTTATTGCGCAAGCGCAACAAGCATCAGGCAAGGCATGTAGCGCATCTATTTTGAAGTCTTTAAGAAAAGAAGCATGGATTGCTTTTCTTAACATTATTCGAAGCGATTGTTTGGCCAAAGCGGGTTACCGTTTCTTGGATAAAACCGAAAAAAGCTTTCAGGGTACTTTATATGTGTTCCTGAATGGTGCCTTCCATGAAACGCAATCTACAAATGCTAGCGCTGAAAGAGATAGTGCAATAGGCCGTTTGGATATCGTTATGGAAGATGAATACAATGGACAAAACACCGTTTATATCTTTGAGTTAAAAGTAGATAAACCAGCCCTAGAAGCTTTAGAGCAAATCCAACGTAAGGACTACAGCATTCAATATGGTGTATGTTATAAAAAGGTGCTTATAGGCCTAACATGCGATGCTATAAAGCGCAATATTACAGAGGCCGCTATTGAAGTGCATCAAAAAGATGATCAAAATGACTTTAAGATCGTGTCACATAAAAGTTTTGCAGTGAATCCTATTGGGTATTTTCACGAAGTAGGGCAGTAGCCTGTAAGGTAGTTAGGCGTTTAAGTGGTTGTGCAAGCGGTTTATTCCCAAGATCGGGCTTCTATAGCTTCCGCTATACCATCTGCCATTTTTATGGTTTTTATAATCAAAGGAATCAGTATGGCTGTAAAATTTTTATCTATTCCTCTTGCTTTTTGAGCCATTTTTATTTCGTTAAAAGTATCAATGATCAGTGGCATAAAACGTATGGCTAGCGTAAAGGAGAGACTAACCTGGGCAGGCTTTATGCCAATATAAGATAGTGGCTTTAATAGAGTGGTTAACCCCTCAATGATCTCTGAATGGGATGTTGTTAATAGGACCCATGAAGCAAACAGTATAATGTTATATAATCTAAGTATCACCTTTATCCCGTCTATCCAATCTCCCCAAACGCTATGCATGGCAAATAGTATAAGCAATGGGTAAAAGGAGGATCTAATTGGCTTAAGCAGCAGTCTACTATCACTATTTTCCATGCAACAACTTAAAATAAAGGTTACCAACAAATTGATTAGATAGAAGCGCCAATCATATAGTATAAACGATAGGCTACTTACCAGTATAAGCAGCATGAACTTCCATTTAGGCGTTATGCTACACAACTTGTTTACTTTACAATTGGTCATATATCAACTTTTGGTAAGCCTTTATAGATACTGACGGTATATCATCTATAACCAAACATCCTTGTTCAAAAACCAGTACGCGGTCAAAATGAGCCAGCAGGTCTAAATCATGCGTAACCATTATAATGGTTTGGTCGAGTTTTGCTATCATCTGCAGTATTTTGCGCTTATTGCTAAGATCTAGCAGCGTTGTTGGTTCATCAAATACAATATAGGCAGGTTGCATAACCAGAACAGCTAAAATGGCTAAAAGCTGTTTTTCACCGCCACTAAGCAGATGGGATTTTCTGTATCTTAAGTGCGTGGCACCATAAGCATTGAGTAGGGCATCAATCGTTTGATTGATTGCTTCTTTATTATACCCAATATTTTTAAGACCAAAGGCCATATCGTCTTCTACTATTGGAAATATAATTTGATGGTCAGGATTTTGAAAAACAAATCCTACCTTACGCCTAATCGCTTTGCCATCTTTATCAGTAGATAGGTGATCAATGTGTACTTTCCCTTCAGATGGAAGCTGTAATCCATTTATAAGCCTAGCAAATGTACTTTTACCGCTGCCATTTGAACCTATGATACCAATCCTTTTTTTATGCAATGTTACACTAATGCTTTTTAAAGCATAACAACCGTCAAAGGCAACACTTACGTTTTCTATTTTAACCATATCACGAATAGTAGCTGGCGTTATGTTTTAAATAGACCGCTTTCAAAACCTATTTGTGGTGCGCAATTTTTAGGAGAAGCGCAGCCCGCCAGAATACTAGATGTATTGGACAAGCTTCGATACCAAAATTGCCATTTAGCAATTGCGTTTTGAAAGAGGTCTAATCAAAGGATAGGCTCTTCTAACAACCATGGAGGCAGTAGCTGCAATCATGGTTTTAATAAGATCTCCTGGAATAAATATACAAGAAGCCACAAATGCTTTGTATAGCTGAATATCAAATAAGATATTGAGCCATAATAAGCCAAAAATATAGAGCACAATAATGCCACCTAATATGATATACAGCGCAGCCCAGACTAGATTCAATCTATTCCAGTTCTTTTCAAATAGTAAGCCAATAATAAATGCAGCAATAGGGAACCCAAGTATAAAACCACCAGTTGGTCCCATTATGCGGCCTATGCCACCATGACCACCTGCGATAATAGGGAGTCCAGTTGATACAATGATTATAAATAAGAGCGCGGCCAAAGCACCTCTTTTAGCACCTAAAATGCTTCCTGCTAACGTAGGTCCTAAAGATTGAGCGGTTATGGGCACTAGACTGAAAGGCAATGGTATGGGAGGTATGATGCCTAAAACAGCAAATATTGCCGCAAATAGCGCGGTGTATACAATATCTTTGGTGGACATAGGTCTTTCTATTTTTTAAGATTGCCAGGTGGTTAAAGCAAATATAATGAGATAACCTGAGTTTGGGATTAGCATAGTAAAGAAATCTATTAAAAAAGCTCCTTATATTTATAGGAGACCTTCTTCAAAACCTATTTGTGATCAGCAGTTTTTAGGAGAAGCGCAGTCGCCAGAATACTAAATGTATTTGAAGAGCATAGACAAGCTTCGACACCAAAATTGCCATTAGAAATAGGTTTTGCAGAAAGTCTAGTGTTCATTACTATTGAATTGTTTCTATTATAAGTAGTTCAGTATCATAATTATTTTAATAATCAGTTTCTTATAAACCTTAAATCTTCTAATCATGAAAAAATTACCAATTGGGGTTGATAATTTTCAAGAGTTAGTACAAGGAGATTATCTTTTTTGTGATAAGACCGATATGATTTCTGAATTTCTGAGCAAAGGAGATAAAGTTACCTTAATTGCTCGTCCCCGTCGTTGGGGTAAGACACTCAATATGTCTATGCTGCAACATTTTTTTGCCTCAGAAGTGAATGGGGTAAATACAGCAGGTTTATTTGATGATTTAGCAATAGGTAAGATAGAAGATGGTAAATATATTGCGCAACATCAAGGAAAGCATCCTGTCATTATGATCAGCTTTAAAGACGTCAATGCAGATGATTTTCAAGAGGCATATGATTCGGTTTATGAGTTGATATCAAGCATTTATGAGTCCTATATCTATTTATTTAATAGTGATAAAGTTAATAAAATACAGTTAAAAAAACTGCATAGCATTACAGATAACCAAGCTAATCAGGCACAGTTAGAGCGTTCTTTAAAACTGCTCAGTCAATGCCTCTACCAACATCATGGCCGGAAAGTCTATATGCTAATAGATGAATACGATACGCCACTCAATAAAGCTTACGGTAATCAGACATACTTGAATCGTATGGTCAAATTTATGCGTAATCTATTTAGTAATGCACTAAAAGGTAATACTGCTCTAGAAAAAGGCGTACTAACGGGCATATTACGTATTTCCAAAGATAGTATGCTTTCTGGATTGAATAACCTAGAGACTTATACCTTACTAGATGAAGCGTATAGTGCCCATTTTGGTTTTAGTGAAACGGAAGTTGCTTCTTTATTTAAAGAAAATGGTCTTGGAACTTGCATGGAAGAAGTAAGGAATTGGTATAATGGGTATAGGGTAGGGAACTTAGTGATGTATAATCCATGGTCTATTATTTCTTGTATGAATAGGTCAGGTTGTTTTGATGTCTATTGGGTAAATACAGGTAATAACAACTTAATCGAACAAAAGGTACTTACTGCTCATTCTGAGATCAAAGTGCAATTTGAACAATTGATGCGAGGGGAATCTTTAGTTGTATCTATCAACAGACATATTGCTTTTGATATCTTAGACAAAGATGATACATCTTTTTGGAGTCTTTTATTACTTGCTGGTTATTTAACCTTTGAAACAAGTCATTTAAGCGCCTATACGAGTCTATATGACTGTACAGTCAAGGTTCCTAATTATGAAATATGGCGGCTCTATAGCACATTTTTTCAAGAATGGTTCGTCAATCAGTTTGAGAGAAGGGGGCAATATGATTCTTTTTTGAAACATTTGGTAGCTGGTGAGGTTGCTGCTTTTGTAGCACAACTTAGCTACTTTTTACGAAGCAGTGTGAGCTATTTTGATACCAAACAAAGTAAAACATCAGAAGGGTTTTATCATGGTTTTGTGTTAGGGATGTTGTCAAGTTTGGGTATAACCCATTATATACGCTCCAATCGAGAAAGTGGTTTTGGCAGATATGATCTGCTATTAGTCCCTAAAAAAGAGGGTTTAAAAGCGCTTTTATTAGAATTTAAGCAAGTTCGGAAAGAGGAAGAGTTGGAAGGTGCCTCTAAACTTGCCTTAGATCAAATACAAACACAAGCCTACCATACGGAAATATTACAATATCCTCACGTAAAAGAAGTCATAGCATGCGGTATTGCTTTTTCTGGGAAGTCAGTTTTAGCTGCTTATGCAACTTATGATTTGGCTGGTAAACAGTCTGATGAGGTCCGTTTAACAAGTAGATATAGTGAGCAGGGGAGTAGGTCCCATAGCCATCCAGACTAGAAAATGGACCAGCCCCATTCAAAATTGGAGTGAGGCTATGGCACATTTTTTAATTAAATTTGAAGATAGAATGCTATAAACAAAAAAAATAATTTACACACTTAAGTGGACAGGCCCAAAAGCGCTAACATGGCCTTAACTACTGAAATAGTAAAGGAATAATTTTCTTTGCCCAAGGTTTCAATAGCAGCCTTGCTAGAATAGATAGGGCAGCCCGTTGTATAGCGCTGTAGCGCTCTTTTTTAGCTTTTGGATTACCCTTATTAGCTATAAACAACCATAGAGAAAGCCCAACTAAAAGTGTGCCCCAACTTAACCATAATTTTTTAGACATACCATTACAGAGAATAAGGCAAGAGCAGCCAAAAGATTTATCTTTTTTGCTGCCCTATTATAATGCCCTAGACCTTCTGCAAAACCTATTGCTAAA encodes:
- a CDS encoding AAA family ATPase, with translation MEYKKEDKEQKRGAQQGGVTESVQIPVGSADVKEMIAQNLYADKTAYITKLFRTNGIYYFFIRPRRFGKSLLLDTIDQIAKGNKALFKRCAIYADQTYKWKRYPVIWLNFSELAKDNLVELKKSLNRKLYKIAKYYKIQDQLNIVIDEACEDYLAEILDCLMHIDNYEPTPIILIDEYDSPLIFCAKDQYEEVLAVLSSFFKVLKSRQKDCKFIFVTGVTKFHLSGLTSGANSANDISFHEDYAEMLGYTENEIDNLFLSKDTIVHPLFEKLNRKNTQEEKYTLSQIKQALKDYYNGYCFTADKMVSVYNPDSILRFFYAKDFDNFWFNSGSPTILLQQMKQNIHRFNMDWDKCSFPIDKVRFKLVHASLHEMPLFPLMYQTGYLTMDLDPSHLQDKNNLAYYLKFPSQEVKSSLKVILADFIAQAQQASGKACSASILKSLRKEAWIAFLNIIRSDCLAKAGYRFLDKTEKSFQGTLYVFLNGAFHETQSTNASAERDSAIGRLDIVMEDEYNGQNTVYIFELKVDKPALEALEQIQRKDYSIQYGVCYKKVLIGLTCDAIKRNITEAAIEVHQKDDQNDFKIVSHKSFAVNPIGYFHEVGQ
- a CDS encoding energy-coupling factor transporter transmembrane component T family protein, which translates into the protein MTNCKVNKLCSITPKWKFMLLILVSSLSFILYDWRFYLINLLVTFILSCCMENSDSRLLLKPIRSSFYPLLILFAMHSVWGDWIDGIKVILRLYNIILFASWVLLTTSHSEIIEGLTTLLKPLSYIGIKPAQVSLSFTLAIRFMPLIIDTFNEIKMAQKARGIDKNFTAILIPLIIKTIKMADGIAEAIEARSWE
- a CDS encoding energy-coupling factor ABC transporter ATP-binding protein, whose product is MVKIENVSVAFDGCYALKSISVTLHKKRIGIIGSNGSGKSTFARLINGLQLPSEGKVHIDHLSTDKDGKAIRRKVGFVFQNPDHQIIFPIVEDDMAFGLKNIGYNKEAINQTIDALLNAYGATHLRYRKSHLLSGGEKQLLAILAVLVMQPAYIVFDEPTTLLDLSNKRKILQMIAKLDQTIIMVTHDLDLLAHFDRVLVFEQGCLVIDDIPSVSIKAYQKLIYDQL
- a CDS encoding biotin transporter BioY translates to MSTKDIVYTALFAAIFAVLGIIPPIPLPFSLVPITAQSLGPTLAGSILGAKRGALAALLFIIIVSTGLPIIAGGHGGIGRIMGPTGGFILGFPIAAFIIGLLFEKNWNRLNLVWAALYIILGGIIVLYIFGLLWLNILFDIQLYKAFVASCIFIPGDLIKTMIAATASMVVRRAYPLIRPLSKRNC
- a CDS encoding AAA family ATPase, giving the protein MKKLPIGVDNFQELVQGDYLFCDKTDMISEFLSKGDKVTLIARPRRWGKTLNMSMLQHFFASEVNGVNTAGLFDDLAIGKIEDGKYIAQHQGKHPVIMISFKDVNADDFQEAYDSVYELISSIYESYIYLFNSDKVNKIQLKKLHSITDNQANQAQLERSLKLLSQCLYQHHGRKVYMLIDEYDTPLNKAYGNQTYLNRMVKFMRNLFSNALKGNTALEKGVLTGILRISKDSMLSGLNNLETYTLLDEAYSAHFGFSETEVASLFKENGLGTCMEEVRNWYNGYRVGNLVMYNPWSIISCMNRSGCFDVYWVNTGNNNLIEQKVLTAHSEIKVQFEQLMRGESLVVSINRHIAFDILDKDDTSFWSLLLLAGYLTFETSHLSAYTSLYDCTVKVPNYEIWRLYSTFFQEWFVNQFERRGQYDSFLKHLVAGEVAAFVAQLSYFLRSSVSYFDTKQSKTSEGFYHGFVLGMLSSLGITHYIRSNRESGFGRYDLLLVPKKEGLKALLLEFKQVRKEEELEGASKLALDQIQTQAYHTEILQYPHVKEVIACGIAFSGKSVLAAYATYDLAGKQSDEVRLTSRYSEQGSRSHSHPD